A stretch of DNA from Rhodospirillaceae bacterium:
CGTGACGAGCGGTGGACTTCCCCGATTTGGCCCGAAGCTGGCCCCGCGCAGCCGTGTGGCGTTATGCGTGCCGATCAGGCAGCCTTGGGTTCTGCCGCGTTCACGGGGGCGACATAGCCGTAGCGTCGGAGCATTCGGATCCACCGCGGGGCGTTGCGCTTGACCATGAGCGCTTCGTAGTCGGCGGTGCGATCGTAGTAGGGCGTGGCGGTTTTGAGCACGACATAGACGATGCGCAGCATCTTGTGGGCGCCGGCGACGATGGCGCGCTTGTATCCGCGCCGTGCGGCCAGCGCGCGGTGATGGGCCTCGAACTGGCAGCCTTTGGTTCGGGCCGCGCCGTGTGCGCACTCGACGAGGGTAGCCCGCAAGGTTTTGGCGC
This window harbors:
- a CDS encoding IS110 family transposase translates to AKTLRATLVECAHGAARTKGCQFEAHHRALAARRGYKRAIVAGAHKMLRIVYVVLKTATPYYDRTADYEALMVKRNAPRWIRMLRRYGYVAPVNAAEPKAA